The Lepeophtheirus salmonis chromosome 3, UVic_Lsal_1.4, whole genome shotgun sequence genomic interval TTGTTCTATGTTTCTGCAGAATggaagcaatcctcaattcttcatCTTCCTGCACCCCTCCCCTCACGgtccccactttgaaaaccattgtcttaagcaaacTTAATTTACGGCGCCCCTTTGAAGCTGTGGGCCTGtttttatctaatatcatttcctgggcccgaATGTTCTAGCAACAcaccttgttttaagtgcctgttaccaaactgagcctgcaTTAAAAAGAAACGAAACCGAATACCCGAACagagaccgataaagctgaaccaaAACGGTTGAAATGAAAGATCTGGGACCGATAtaaccgctgaacctgaaccgggcacaacttttttatatgtaattcggagaccatataaatttttattctttagtgcattaagtataaaatacagCTTTGTATTTGATCACAAAACTAAGGGATATACTGACAAAGGGTATTTTAATTGTTGTAGTACTTGTTTAACTAAGTAATTCTATAAATTAGATTCAGTGTGAATTAAACCATTTACTCGACTTTGAAACATTTGatctataaataaagaaaatatgaattcacTAGCGGTTGTCCCAGGGACTGACTGGAGTTAttgaacagacaaactttgctttgatAATATAGAGATAACTCTCACAGCAGTATTTCGTTTTACtatctgtttttcatgagcacactcatacgtagttactcaaaacgtagatgttctctcctcaagaataaaagaggAATTACAATagcatgataatttttttttaatataacgcgATGAGCTAGTAAGTACTTTAGTATGTAGAGAACTCCCTGCATGAGCAATAGCTACACACGCTCATtggcagtgatgaaaatccggtgtatttttttggtccgttttttgtttttgtttgttttttttgaattggtaatctgaagaattgattttcttttccttagcagttgtcattattatttaattcctcagtagtgaacatcttttttaaccaaaccctgattgaacaatcgtgtgtgctcataaaagacggagagtaaccctgagaaATGTTTTTGGCCAATTGTCCTGGAAccgttccaaagttatggtcgattatgcatttaataggttttggttttttaacttttatatggAATATTATCTCTGTCAacagatatgtcgtctatcaaagttgccaacatatacttttcttttttatttacagtcACGAGGATTTAGACCATTTTCATATCCGACCCTAGATATACAGatgatatataaaaaggaaagcAAAGGGCTTCATTTACACTTTAGCTCGCAGGATTACCACACTCTAGTCTAACATAATGTTGTATTGgtcttaaaaaaacttaaacacTGTATTCCTATAAGTCCAGTCGTAATAAaaccaagatacttagagacataTCTTGAATAAGACaagtatcattcattattttcttcctattaattttcttcaattctagctagaaatgaagaaaataaaaagatagctaggaccgtaGTACTGAAAGGCCGATGTATCCGTTCTTAGGGGTCCTATTTAATGCTAAGAAAGAtcggaccgataaaaaaaagaaaaaaaggaggagggggggagacttattaggaaatcagtcctaggaccgatccaacaccagtctcataatatatgtttacacaatcccttttttttaaaataaaagataaagttttatcttcctttatattttctcaatttgctAGAATTTACTAGGAGATACGGGATAACTGCTTTCTTCCTTAGAGCCTTTTTGTACAtgcttattctttaatattactattattaaaataaaaatcaggtTCATATTTTAGGACAGtcatataaattcatatttatttattgtattacgaattttcaaaacaatttacatcaaagataaaCAATAATGCACACTTCAGACGGATAATTTAACACCACAActactgattaaataatgaaaaaaaattagagctttcgataaattgtttttccttttctaatttttagagGTAGTTTTTTCCACTACAAACTACTCAcctctacatatatgtatataataaacttatttatataagtaattatgtcccattgttgataatttttgggactTAGTTCGCCCCCTCGcaaaatgatgaaagctagcaaggACACTGGTCCTATTAGCAGTAAATCAAAACTTTAATGTTTTCTAAAGTGGTACAACCTATAAAAGGTTTGAGAGTCACTGCTCTATACGAAATGAAAaccaattttttgttcaatgaaGGTTATTTTTTGTCTCATTAATGTGGGctggttaaaaaatttaaatactactctgtagttatttaatattccaaattttaataaggaatgaattataattatatagcattttgaagttaaaatattagGACTTGAATGAGTCACTATTATTTGTTGATCAAAGGAGATCACATTTAAACCAAACCGACTcgggtttttttgaaaatttagaaatCACTTCACGAGTCAAGTCGATAATTTATCGATTTGACATAAGACTAATATAATGAATGGACTAATCCACCCAGTTATGCACCTATACTTACATAATTCAATGACAACCatagagaataaaataaaaaaaggctcGGAAGGGAGTTGGTAGCTTTGTACGGATGGAATGTTGAATTTCATCTCTTTCTCCCTCTCTTTCTGGTTTCCTCTCTCTTTATGGCAGTACATGGTACTTGGACGGAACACTGAAATAAATATGGAACGCGCTCTTTTTTTGTGCTTGACGGAAGGGCAAAATAGTTTTCgcatatttataaagtaaaatgaaaCTTTAACAGCTCATATCTTACCCAttacaaacaataatatttttttatatagaaagcTCAAGcattaaacaattatcatttcattgagatgaatatatattttttacaattcatatttaaccgaatttttataatgattaatgaaagACATCTAGTATATTCTATTACACAATATGTATCCGAGCCTTTTCCTGGAAATTAGTAAGAGCAAATCAATTTTCTCTCTAACTAACATGATTTCAGAAAGTCGTCATATAATAATAACCACCTACTCAaaactttgttaattaaattccatcaaaattattcaatatttaagttATACAGGGGTGtcagattatatatatgtattttttccatagcttttcacaaaaaattaaatttttaacctacaaaattagaaaaattaaatttaaaaaacaaattctagtaaaaagcaaaaattccttaatttgagggtaTCTATCCCacaccctgcggacgcccctgctatatactttattttcgtTTTTGAAGACTATAGCctattttattcacataaaaagaGGATAGGGGTTTCAAAAGACTCTTCAactctaaatttttgtttttccaaaagtttgatTGACTTGTGAATTAGTTCCATTTTATCTACAGCGTTCAAATGTATATTGTaggtaattataaaaattgggtaatattaaaaatatattatgataattgtttaatgcttaaactttctattaaaaaaatgattatcttttGAAATGAGTAAGATATGAGCTGTCAAATAGGTATTACATATACTTCAATTATTTTGCACTCCGGTCAAAATAAGCGCACGCCAAAAAAAGATATCGCTCCGCCATATTCACTCCATTTTGAGCGTTCCCTGGTACTAAGGGACATGCCTGctttttttctcctcttcttctctttttggtcttttcttttcttctctttcctATAATATCTTCTGGTGAGTGACTCAGTTGAGTCTTCTCAGTACTCAGTAGTGGTAACTGGTAATAGAGCGTATTGAAGTGTGGAGTGGGCAGCCACTTGAAGTTCTCTTTCTCTTTTCTGCTGAGCTGTGTCACTCATTGGATCTTTTATTCCGTATTTTGTAATTCAATTCTTTTGGAAATAGCCCCTGCTATTGTCAATTGGTTCCATTCCTTATTATCAAGTCAACCCTGGGACATCCTCCTTTGCTCCTTCATCATGGCCTCAAGTTCCGTGAGCCAAGATGACATTGACACGGATTTCGAGAAGAACTCCCGTCGCTCCCGTATTCGAACGGCGCGTGCAGCCCGGCAAATCAACTCCTCTTCCTCTTCGTGCCGCGCAGAGCTCCTCATGGGCGAACTAGCGGATTTGGACCATAACGATGCAGAGGAGGCGCCCTGCTCTGCACTGAATGCGATCCATAGCACAACCTGTAACAACCACTCCTCTGCAGGCGTGGGGAAGATGATTCCGGAAGAGGATTCGTCGCGGCGTATGCGCGGAGGCGTCAAAAAAGGGAAGCAGCATCGGGAGAGGAGGAAACTACGAGAAAAGAGGAGGTCCACGGGCGTTGTTCATCTCGCATCCACAGAGTCTACAGGAGGATCCACGACTCCAGACGATGCAGAGAGTTCGGACAACGAAACCAAAAGAAACACACTCCTGAATGAATCCGATAATGTACTCCTTCCCACTGTGCGACAGGCACAACAACAACTCCCCTCGGATCTGGAAGCGGATGACGAAAATGACACGGAGCAATCCTATCACAATAATAGCAACAACCACAGCAGTAACAATCTGAATAGAGCACAACCTCCCTCCCattcttcttcctcctccctTCTTCCACTCTCTTCCCCTACTCCGACACGTAAGACCACCATTTCAATAGCAGATTTTACTCATTCGCattcat includes:
- the LOC121115298 gene encoding uncharacterized protein, whose translation is MASSSVSQDDIDTDFEKNSRRSRIRTARAARQINSSSSSCRAELLMGELADLDHNDAEEAPCSALNAIHSTTCNNHSSAGVGKMIPEEDSSRRMRGGVKKGKQHRERRKLREKRRSTGVVHLASTESTGGSTTPDDAESSDNETKRNTLLNESDNVLLPTVRQAQQQLPSDLEADDENDTEQSYHNNSNNHSSNNLNRAQPPSHSSSSSLLPLSSPTPTPADEPKVEKVVEENKRLLSMMDEKDKLIHHLEFKIEQLMKDTLSINEEQSRLQKENKSLLRALNNYSTTTASETGATENKEHKP